CACCGTGGCCGGGAGCGACCTGCGCGTCATGATCTACACGGCCGAGCCCGGCACGGAGGACGCGGAACGCCTCGCGCTGCTCACGGTGCTTGGCACACAGACGCTGGTCGGATAGACCGGGGCGGACCGCGCGTCCCGGAAGCACTCGCTCTCCGGGGTGACCAGCTCGGCGCCCTTCGTACGACGTCCGTCACCCCGTCCTCGTCCAGCTCCGCCGAGCTGCTGAACGGCATGCTCACCTCCAGGATCACGAAGCCGTACAGAAGCGACACCGCGTGGACCGTGGTGTGCGGCAGCACTCTCAAGGAGGGTGAGAGCGAGGGCCTGCCCGTCTGGAGCCGCCACGTCGGCGACCCGATCCTGGCCGGCGATCTGACCCGCCGCGTGGCCTACGCCCTGTTCATGGTGGAGGCGCTCACCGACGACACCCTGATCCAGGAGGCCCCGGCGATCGTCGGCTGCCGTACCCCCAGTGCCCTGGCCCACGCGAAGGGCCTCAACGACCGTGCCTGGCGGGCCGGTCGGGCCCTGTTACGACGCCGGGCCTCACCCCAGCGACGCGCTCGCCGCGCGCAGCTCGTCCAGGGCCGTCAGGACGTACCCGGCCAGTTGGTCGTCCGCGCCCCTGGCGCCGTCGGACCATTCGGCGTAGCCCCGTTTGAAGGCGAGGAGGCCCAGTTCACCGGCGAGCGCCGCGGTCGGACCCGGTATGCCGCGAGCCGCCAGAGCGGTTGTCATCGCGGCCGCGAGGCTGACGCTCTTGAGGGCGTCACGCTCCTGGAGCTCGGCGCTGGCGGCGACGGCGGCCTTCAGGCGAGGGGCGAGGTCCCGGTTCATGGCGCCCATCGCGCCGGAGGCACGCTCAAGACCGGCGGCGACCGCCTGGAGCGGCCCGGCGTCGTCGGGCGCTTCGGCGATCCCCTCGGCCAGCAGCCGGCTCAGCGTCTCCTGACCGGCCACCAGCAGTTCGCGCTTGTCGGGGAAGTGCCGGAAGAAGGTGCTCTTGGTGACCCCGGCGCGCTCGGCGATCTGCGCGACCGTCGTCGCGTCGTACCCCTGCTCGGTGAAGAGGTCGACCGCCGCGACGACAAGACGTTCGCGCGCCCCTGGTTCCCATCGGCCCATGGCCGCATTCTACGTGATGGGACTCTTGTCCCGTCACTCTGCTACAGTGACGGGATAAGAGTCCCATCGCTCGCGGGAGATTTCCATGCGCGTCTTTGTCACTGGCGGCACCGGTCTGATCGGTTCCGCCGTCGTCGCCGAACTGCTCGGCAACGGCCACACGGTCCTCGCCCTCGCCCGCTCCGACGCGTCCGCGCTGGTCGCCGAGACGGCCGGCGCCGAGCCGCTCCGGGGAGGGCTCGCCGATCTGGACGTCCTTCGCGTCGGCGCCGGCCAGGCCGACGGGGTGATCCACTTGGCGTTCGCCAACGACTTCAGCAGCCCGGAGGCCGTCGAGAAGGCGGTCGCCGAGGAAAGCGCCGCCATCGCGGCCCTCGGCGAGGAACTCGTCGGCAGCGACCGCCCCTTCGTCACCGCCTCGGGCACACCGCATGTGCCGGGCCGTGCCTCCACCGAGTCGGACCCGCCGGCGACCGAGGGTCCTGTCGGGGGTCGCGGTCGCGCGGTCATGGGGGCCCTGGGCCTGGCCTCGCGCGGGGTCAGGAGCACGGCCGTACGTCTGCCGCGTACGGTTCACCACCAGGGCGCGGGCGGGTTCGCCGGTCTGCTGACCGGCATCGCACGCCGGACCGGAGTGTCCGGCTACCCGGGCGATGGCGCACAGCGCTGGCCGGCCGTCCACGCGCTCGACGCGGCCGTGCTCTTCCGGCTCGCCCTGGAGGGGGCACCGGCCGGCAGCTCCTGGCACGCAGTGGCCGACGAGGGCGACAGTGTGCGGGACATCGCCGAGGTCATCGGCCGACGGCTGGGCGTGCCGGTCGAGTCGGTGCCGCCGGAGACCTACGGCGCTCTGGGCCCGATCTTCGCGGCGGACCAGCCCTCGTCCAGCGCCCACACCCGGGGGACCCTCGGCTGGGAGCCGAGGCACCCGAGCCTTCTGGCGGACCTGGAGAACATAAAGCCCTGACGGAGGCCGGAGTGGCGTGGCCGAGTGCCCGAGCTGACGGTCACTCCGCTGATCTGGGTTTTTTGCGCTGGTTGGCGTTGAACCGCGCTTTCTTCTGACGATTGCCGCACGTGTTCATGTCGCACCATTTGCGGGTGCGGCTTTGGCTGGTGTCGAAGAAGGCGGCTCGGCAGGTCGGTGAGGCGCACAGGGCCAGTTTTCCGTCTCGTTCCCCCGAGAGGATGCTGATCGCGTCGGCGGCGATCACGCTGAGGGCGTCTTCCACGCGGGAAGCCGGGCTGAGCTGCCATTGCCGCTTGCCCTCGGGCGTCAGGATGGCCGCGGCCCGACCCTGAGCACTGCGGTTGTTGATGACGTGGACGGCAGATGCGGGGAGAGCGTCCTGGATCGCGGCCGCTGTCGCGGCGGCGTGGATCGACTCCCTCAGTTCCCGGGCGAGGCCGAGCTGGGCGGTGGTGCAGGAGTCCACGGCGAGGCCGTACACGGCCAGCCAGTCGACGAGTCGCCGCGGTGTGGGAATGCGCTCCACGGCGTCGCCATGACGCTCCGACAGAGTCCCCGTGAAGCTGGTTGCCAGCACCGAACCGAGGCGGAAGTCAGGGAAGCCGGCACGCATGGAACCACCTTAGCCGGTTGCGGCGTGGCTCGGAGAGCTGTTAGAACCGTCTTAGCCGGTTCCAGGAAGCCAGGAGGTCTCATGCCCCGTCCGACCAGCGACGTGCAAGCATTTGAAGCCCACGTGACTGACGCCGACCTCGACGATCTGCGCGTACGACTGGCCGCCGCGCGACTGCCGGAGGCCGAGACGGTTCATGGCGCCGCGCCCGGCTCTCGCCGGTGGGAGCAGGGAGTTCCTCTCGCCGACCTTGTCGATGTCGTGAACTACTGGCGCACCGGCTATGACTGGCGGTCGTTCGAAGAGCGCCTTGATCGGATCGGCCAGTTCCGCACGACCATTGACGGTCTGGGAATCCACTTCCTGCACCGCCGATCCGCGCGCGCGGATGCCACTCCTCTGATCTTGACGCACGGCTGGCCGGGCAGCATTGCCGAGTTCGCCGATGTAGTCGAGGAGTTGGCGGATCCGAAGGACGCGGACGCGCCGGCGTTCCATGTCGTGGTCCCGTCGCTGCCGGGCTTCGGATACAGCGAGAAGCCGGCCACCACCGGGTGGGGAACCGAAAAGATCGCGGCCGCGTGGGTCGAACTGATGGGAAGGCTCGGCTACAGCGAGTTCGTGGCCCACGGCGGCGACTGGGGAGGCAACATCACCACGGTCCTCGGCGGCAGGTTCCCGGCGCACGTTCTCGGCATCCACACCACGTTCGCGGAGGCGCCGCCCGGGTTGACGACGGACGGGCTGACGGCGGTCGAGCGCCGGTGGACCGAGGAAACCCGCGATTTCTGGCACCACCGCGCGGCGTACGCGAAGCAGCAGGCGACCCGGCCGCAGACCATCGGCTACTCACTCGTCGACTCACCGGTCGGGCTTCTTGCCTGGATCCTCGACAAGTTCGCCGAGTGGTCGGACACCGAGGACAGCCCGTTCGAGACGATCTCCAGGGACCGCGTTCTTGACGACGTCACCCTGTATTGGCTGACGCGGACCGGTGCGTCGGCGGCCCGCATCTACTACGAAAGCCACAACTCACTCGACCCCGAACTCCGGGTCGACGTCCCTTCAGCGATCACGATGTACCCCCGCGACATCGAGAAGAGCCCGCGCATCTGGGCACAGGAGCGCTACCGCCGGATCGTCCGCTGGAGGTCACCCGAAACCGGGGGACATTTCCCGTCGCTGGAGGTCCCCGAGTTTTTCGTCAAAGACCTGCAAGAGGGCCTCGCGGCAGTGCTGGCCGCAAATCGGTGAACGGCGTTGCCCGAGCATGGCCGGCGTGCGGGTTTCGTTGGGGCGGCCTACACGAATCGGGTCACCATCGTGCGCGCAGCACGCCGTCGCCGTCGGGCAGGGCGGCGTGGAGGAGTGGGTGGCGTTCGTCGAGGTGGAGGGGCAGGGCGCGGGCCGCACGCGCATCGGCCAGCAGGGCGGCGAGTTCCTGGTACTCGGTCTCATCGACGACCACGTCTCTGATCGTTCCGTCCCGCGCCTCCCAGACGAACTCCATCTGCCATTCGGATGGCAGTGCGGCCAGGATCGCCCCGACGTCGGGTCGCAGGTCGGGCCAGACGGTCAGCAGGGCTCGCGGACCGAGACCGGCGCGGACCGCATCGAGGTTATCCGTGGTGAGGCGGTGCCGGCGTGTGGCGTTGACCATGTAGGTCTCCTCCAGGAGAAGCCCCTGTCGCGCCGCCAGCTCGGTGCGCACGGACGCCCAGAAGACGTCGTCGGCCACCTCTGTCACCTCTGGTTCCGCAGCGTAAGGGGAAGCCGTCAGCGGTTCCGGGAAGAGGCCGAGTGCGCGTGTACGGGCCACGGCGTCCGTGCAGGGCCGGTCGCTGCCCACGTACACGTACTGGTCCCACCCGACGTGCACGGTGAACGCGTCTCCCGCCTCCAGCCGACACCAGGCGCCCTGCTCGCGGAGCATGACGCGGATCAGCTCCAGGGCCACCGCCAGGGAGACCTCGGCCCCGTCGTGGTAGGCGGCGAGGCCGGCTGGGAAGAGCTCGCCGAGACCATGTCCCTCGACCGCCGGCCGGGCACCGAAGTGGACGAACCCGGCGACGGAGGGCTCACGGATCTCCAGCCGGTCAATGCCCGCGGCTTCCGCGAAGGCGGAGATCGCAGCCAGGTACGCGGCTTCGACCGGCCCGTGGTCGCTGACCGTATCCTCAGCGCCCCGGTAGCCGCCGTGTTCGTCACGGTCGGCGGGGTCGTACTTGGTGATCCGGTGAACGAAGGCGGGCGGCACGCTACTCCTGGACGGGGTCGAAGGTGGCGCCGGCCGGAACTCGCATTCCGGGCCCCCTTCGAACCTCACAACCGGCGCGGAACAGGCAGCCTTCAGGCGGGCCGGACAGGGACCCATTGCATAAAGCTGCGTAGTTACGTATAGTCATGCCATCGACGAGGAGGGCTTCGATGGCAGTACGTGCAGCGGTGGCGGGAGCCAGTGGATACGCCGGAGGGGAAGTGCTCCGGCTGCTCCTGGGGCACCCCGGCGTCGAGATCGGTGCTCTCACCGGGAACTCTAACGCCGGTCAGCGCCTCGGTACGCTCCAGCCCCACCTCGGGCCGCTGGCCGAGCGGGTCCTGGAGCCGACCAAGGCCGACGTGCTCGCCGGGCACGACGTCGTCTTTCTCGCCCTGCCGCACGGGCAGTCCGCCGCCGTCGCCCAGCGGCTCGGCGACGACGTGCTCGTGGTCGACATGGGCGCGGACTTCCGGCTGAAGGACGCCGCCGACTGGGAGGCGTTCTACGGCTCCCCCCATGCCGGTACCTGGCCCTACGGCCTCCCCGAACTGCCGGGCAGCCGCGCCGCGTTGGAGGGGTCCAGACGCGTCGCGGTGCCCGGCTGCTATCCGACGGCCGTCTCGCTCGCGCTCTTCCCCGCGTACGGCGCCGGCCTGGTCGAGCCGGAGGCCGTCATCACCGCCGCCACCGGCACCTCCGGCGCGGGCAAGTCCGTCAAGCCGCATCTGCTCGGCTCCGAGGTCATGGGCTCCATGAGCCCGTACGGCGTCGGCGGCGGCCACCGGCACACCCCCGAGATGATCCAGAACCTCAGCGCCGTCGCGGGCGAGCGCGTCGGCGTCTCCTTCACCCCCACTCTCGCCCCCATGCCCCGCGGCATCCTCGCCACCTGCTCCGCGAAAGCACGGCCTGACGTCACCGCTGCCGACATCCGCGGCGCGTACGAGAAGGCCTACGCCGACGAGCCGTTCGTCCAGCTCCTGCCCGAGGGCCAGTGGCCGGCGACCGCGTCCGTGTACGGCTCCAACGCCGTACAGGTCCAGGTCGTCCTGGACGAGAACGCCCGGCGCGTCATCGCGATCAGCGCCATCGACAACCTCACCAAGGGCACCGCGGGCGGCGCGGTCCAGAGCATGAACATCGCCCTCGGGCTGCCCGAGGAGACCGGGCTCCCGGCCACCGGCGTCGCACCGTGAGCCAGGCTCCCCACAGCCACGCCACGAAAGACACCACCACCCACACCGACACGCACACCACCCGGCCGAAGAAGGAGTTGCAGTGAGCGTCACGGCAGCAGGCGGATTCACGGCGGCGGGCATCACCGCCGGGATCAAGGACAGCGGCGCCCCGGACCTGGCCCTCGTGGTCAACACCGGTCCGCGCCGCGCCGCCGCGGGCGTCTTCACCTCCAACCGCGTCAAGGCCGCCCCCGTCCTCTGGTCGGAACAGGTCGTCAAGGGCGGCCGGATCTCCGCGGTCGTCCTCAACTCCGGTGGTGCCAACGCCTGTACGGGCCCCAAGGGTTTCCAGGACACCCACGCCACCGCCGAGAAGGTCGCCGCGGTACTGAACGAGGCCGACCCCGGGACCCACGGCCCCGGCGAGATCGCCGTCGCCTCCACCGGGCTCATCGGTATCAACCTTCCGATGGACAAGCTGCTGCCCGGCGTCGAGAAGGCCGCGGCCGAACTCTCCCCGCACGGCGGCGAGAAGGCCGCCATCGCCATCAAGACCACCGACAGCGTGCACAAGACCGCCGTCGCGGGCGGCGAGGGATGGACCGTCGGAGGTATGGCCAAGGGCGCCGGCATGCTCGCCCCCGGCCTCGCCACCATGCTCGTCGTGCTCACCACCGACGCCGACGTCGACAGCTCCGCCCTCGACTCGGCCCTGCGCGCGGCCACCCGTACCACCTTCGACCGCGTCGACTCCGACGGCTGCATGTCCACCAACGACACGGTGCTCCTGCTCGCCTCCGGCGCCGCCCGGGTGACGCCCGGCTACGAGGAGTTCGCCGAGGCCGTCCGCACCGTCTGCGACGACCTCGGCCGCCAGCTCATCGGCGACGCGGAAGGCGCCAGCAAGGACATCCGCATCGAGGTGATCAACGCGGCGAGCGAGGACGACGCCGTCGAGGTGGGCCGCTCCGTCGCCCGTAACAACCTCCTCAAGTGCGCCCTGCACGGCGAGGACCCCAACTGGGGCCGGGTGCTCTCCGCGATCGGCACGACCTCCGCCGCCTTCGACCCCGACCGGCTCAACGTCGCCATCAACGACATCTGGGTCTGTAAGAACGGCTCGGTCGGCGAGGACCGCGACCTTGTCGACATGCGCTTCCGGGAGGTACGGATCACCGCCGACCTCGCCGCCGGCAGCGAGTCGGCCGTCATCTGGACCAACGACCTCACCGCCGACTACGTCCACGAGAACAGCGCGTACAGCTCATGACCGCACGCAAGCACACCGCGCTGCCCAAGGCGCAGATCCTCATCGAGGCGCTGCCCTGGCTGACCCGCCACAACGGCAAGATCGTCGTCATCAAGTTCGGCGGCAACGCCATGGTGGACGAAGACCTCAAGGCCGCCTTCGCCCAGGACGTCGTCTTTCTGCGCCAGGCCGGTCTCAGGCCGGTCGTCGTGCACGGCGGCGGGCCCCAGATCAGCGCGCAGCTCGACCGGCACGGGCTGGTCAGCGAGTTCAAGGCCGGGCTGCGGGTCACCACACCCGAGGCGATGGACGTCGTACGGATGGTGCTCGCCGGCCAGGTCCAGCGCGAGCTCGTCGGGCTGCTCAACCAGCACGGCCCGCTCGCCGTCGGGATGACCGGCGAGGACGCGCACACCATCTCGGCGACCCGGCACCGGCCCCGTATCGACGGCGAGCTGGTCGACATCGGCAGAGTCGGCGAGATCACCGAGATCGACCCGGGCGCCATCGAGGCGCTGCTCGCCGACGGCCGTATCCCGGTCATCTCCTCCATCGCGCGCAGCGCCGACGACGGACACGTCTACAACGTCAACGCCGACACCGCCGCCGCCGCGCTCGCCGCGGCCCTCGGCGCCGAGACGCTGATGGTGCTCACCGACGTCGAGGGTCTGTACGAGGACTGGCCGAACAACGACGACGTGATCAGCAGGCTCACGGCGACCGAGCTGGAGAAGCTGCTGCCCGAGCTGTCCAGCGGCATGGTGCCGAAGATGGAGGGCTGTCTGTTCGCCGTACGCAACGGGGTCAACACCGCCCGCGTGCTCGACGGCCGCGTACAGCACTCGATCCTGCTGGAGATCTTCACCGACGAGGGCATCGGCACGATGGTCGTCCCCGACGGCCAGGAGCACGCGACCGCGGCGACATCCGGGACCACGGAGACCACGACAGGGGGAGCGTCATGACCGACGACAGCAACCAGGAACTCACGCGCCGCTGGCAGCACGTGATGGCCGACAACTACGGCACCCCGAAGCTCTCGCTCGTGCGCGGCGCCGGCGCCACCGTCTGGGACGCCGACGGCAACGCGTACGCCGACTTCGTCGGCGGCATCGCCGTGAACGCGCTCGGCCACGCGCACCCCGCCGTCATCGACGCGGTCACCCGGCAGATCTCGTCCCTCGGCCATGTGTCGAACCTCTACATCGCCGCCCCGCCCGTCGCCCTCGCCGAACGGCTCATCGACCTCGCCGACCGCCCCGGCCGCGTTTTCTTCTGCAATTCGGGCGCCGAGGCGAACGAGGCCGCGTTCAAGATCGGCCGGCTCACCGGCCGCCGCCACATGGTCGCCACCGACGGCGGCTTCCACGGCCGCACGATGGGCGCGCTCGCGCTCACCGGGCAGCCGCCCAAACAGGAGCCGTTCCTGCCGCTGCCCGGCGATGTGACGCATGTTCCGTACGGAGACGTCGACGCCCTCAGGGCGGCCGTCACCGAGGAGACCGCGCTGCTGATCATCGAGCCGATCCAGGGGGAGAACGGCGTGGTCGTCCCGCCCCGGGGCTATCTCGAAGCGGCCAGGGAGATCACCCGCGCCACCGGCACCCTGCTGGTCCTCGACGAGGTCCAGACGGGCGTGGGGCGCACCGGGCACTGGTTCGAGTACCAGGCGCACCAGAGCGTCGAGCCCGATGTCGTCACGCTCGCCAAGGGCCTCGGCGGCGGCCTGCCGCTCGGCGCGACGCTCGCCTTCGGCCCGGCGGCCGATCTGCTCAGGCCCGGTCAGCACGGGACGACCTTCGGCGGCAACCCCGTCGCCTGCGCCGCCGGACTCGCCGTCCTGGACACGCTCGGCGCCGACGGGACGCTCGACACGGTGAAGAGGCTCGGGGAGAAGCTGCGGGACGGAATCGAGGCGCTCGGACACCCACTGGTCTCGCATGTCCGTGGCGCGGGGCTCCTGCTGGGTATCGTGCTCACCGAGCCGCTCGCGCCGCAGGCGCAGCAGGCGGCTCAGGATGCCGGTTTTCTGGTGAACGTGCCAGCTCCCGATGTCGTACGGCTCATGCCACCGCTGATCATCGGCGACGACGAGGTGGAAACGTTCCTCCGGGCCCTGCCCGGCATCCTCGACACCACCCACGGGACCAACGGGGACGGACGATCCGGGGAATGAGACGACGATGACCGAGGCGCAGGCACCACCGGAGCACAACGGCCCCTCCGTCCCGCAGACCCGCACCGCGCGCCACCGCCGGATCGTGGACATCCTCAACCGGCAGCCGGTCCGGAGCCAGAGCCAGCTCGCCAAGCTCCTCGCCGACGACGGTCTGAACGTCACCCAGGCGACGCTCTCGCGCGACCTGGACGAGCTGGGCGCCGTGAAGATCCGCAACACCGGTGGTGAGCTGATCTACGCGGTCCCCAGCGAGGGCGGCTACCGCACCCCGCACGCCCCGCTCGGCGAGTCGGCGAAGGAGGAGCGGATGCGGCGGCTCTCCGGCGAACTGCTCATCTCCGCCGAGGCCTCCGCCAACCTGGTGGTGCTCCGTACGCCGCCGGGCGCCGCCCAGTTCCTGGCATCGGCCATCGATCAGGCGGAACTGCGGCCCATTCTCGGCACCATCGCGGGCGACGACACGCTGCTGCTGATCAGCCGTGACCCGGCGGGCGGCCAGGCGCTCGCGGACCATCTGCTGCGGCTTGCCCAGAAGGACGGCTGAACCCGCGCGCGGGTGTGCCGCCGGGTCAGTAGTTCGTGATGGCCGTACGGCCGGACGCCGTGCCCACCGCGATGTGCGGTGAGAGCCCGGGGTCGGCCCACGCCAGGATGCGGCTCATCGCGCCGGCCGGTACGGAGACACAACCGGCCGTCGCGCCCTTGCCGTTGACGTGCAGGAAGATCCCGGCGCCCCGGCCGCGCACGGGCCGGTCGTAGTTGAAGCCGATGACCAGGGCGCGGGCGTACTGCGCGCCGTACGCGCTCAGATGCTCGGCCTCCGCCGCACGGCAGTCGGCCGGCAGGCCCTCGACCCAGCGGTTGTACGCGCGCGAGTCGTTGTCCTGGCACCACCAGGACCGGTCGGTCACCGGGCGGTAGGCGAAACGGGTCCCCGCCGGGGCGGGCCGGATGCCGAAGGCGTACGGCAGGCCGTACAGCCCGGTCGGCGTGGTCGATCCGCCCTGTACGCGCTCGGTGCCCTTGACCAGCCCGCCGGCCCCGAACCGCGCGTCCGCCGACCCCGCCGCCACCCAGCGGTCCCCGCGCCGGTCCCACCAGGTGAGGCGCCCCGTCGTCGCGCCGGTGTCCGCGGCCTCGGCGGTGATCAGCTGGCTGCCGCCGCCGGTGTCGGCCATCCGCCCGGGGAGCGGCACGGAGGTGCCCGCGGGCGCGACGGGGCCGGCCGCGACCGTGGCGACGACGGCGAGCAGGACCGACCCGAGCGTGAGAAGGGTGCGCATGCTCGGACCGTACGCCGGTGACCGGGTGACGGCCTCTCAGGATCCCGCGGCTTGGTCCGTCCGGGGCGGGGAGCCCGCGCCGGCGCCGTCCGTGCGCGCGGGCAGCGGCAGCGGCAGGGCGGGCAGCCCGTCCAGGCTCACGCCCACGTACTCCTTCTTC
The nucleotide sequence above comes from Streptomyces sp. NBC_01716. Encoded proteins:
- a CDS encoding TetR/AcrR family transcriptional regulator produces the protein MGRWEPGARERLVVAAVDLFTEQGYDATTVAQIAERAGVTKSTFFRHFPDKRELLVAGQETLSRLLAEGIAEAPDDAGPLQAVAAGLERASGAMGAMNRDLAPRLKAAVAASAELQERDALKSVSLAAAMTTALAARGIPGPTAALAGELGLLAFKRGYAEWSDGARGADDQLAGYVLTALDELRAASASLG
- a CDS encoding SDR family oxidoreductase, which encodes MRVFVTGGTGLIGSAVVAELLGNGHTVLALARSDASALVAETAGAEPLRGGLADLDVLRVGAGQADGVIHLAFANDFSSPEAVEKAVAEESAAIAALGEELVGSDRPFVTASGTPHVPGRASTESDPPATEGPVGGRGRAVMGALGLASRGVRSTAVRLPRTVHHQGAGGFAGLLTGIARRTGVSGYPGDGAQRWPAVHALDAAVLFRLALEGAPAGSSWHAVADEGDSVRDIAEVIGRRLGVPVESVPPETYGALGPIFAADQPSSSAHTRGTLGWEPRHPSLLADLENIKP
- a CDS encoding CGNR zinc finger domain-containing protein; translation: MRAGFPDFRLGSVLATSFTGTLSERHGDAVERIPTPRRLVDWLAVYGLAVDSCTTAQLGLARELRESIHAAATAAAIQDALPASAVHVINNRSAQGRAAAILTPEGKRQWQLSPASRVEDALSVIAADAISILSGERDGKLALCASPTCRAAFFDTSQSRTRKWCDMNTCGNRQKKARFNANQRKKPRSAE
- a CDS encoding epoxide hydrolase family protein, with the translated sequence MPRPTSDVQAFEAHVTDADLDDLRVRLAAARLPEAETVHGAAPGSRRWEQGVPLADLVDVVNYWRTGYDWRSFEERLDRIGQFRTTIDGLGIHFLHRRSARADATPLILTHGWPGSIAEFADVVEELADPKDADAPAFHVVVPSLPGFGYSEKPATTGWGTEKIAAAWVELMGRLGYSEFVAHGGDWGGNITTVLGGRFPAHVLGIHTTFAEAPPGLTTDGLTAVERRWTEETRDFWHHRAAYAKQQATRPQTIGYSLVDSPVGLLAWILDKFAEWSDTEDSPFETISRDRVLDDVTLYWLTRTGASAARIYYESHNSLDPELRVDVPSAITMYPRDIEKSPRIWAQERYRRIVRWRSPETGGHFPSLEVPEFFVKDLQEGLAAVLAANR
- a CDS encoding RNA-binding protein; translation: MPPAFVHRITKYDPADRDEHGGYRGAEDTVSDHGPVEAAYLAAISAFAEAAGIDRLEIREPSVAGFVHFGARPAVEGHGLGELFPAGLAAYHDGAEVSLAVALELIRVMLREQGAWCRLEAGDAFTVHVGWDQYVYVGSDRPCTDAVARTRALGLFPEPLTASPYAAEPEVTEVADDVFWASVRTELAARQGLLLEETYMVNATRRHRLTTDNLDAVRAGLGPRALLTVWPDLRPDVGAILAALPSEWQMEFVWEARDGTIRDVVVDETEYQELAALLADARAARALPLHLDERHPLLHAALPDGDGVLRARW
- the argC gene encoding N-acetyl-gamma-glutamyl-phosphate reductase — its product is MAVRAAVAGASGYAGGEVLRLLLGHPGVEIGALTGNSNAGQRLGTLQPHLGPLAERVLEPTKADVLAGHDVVFLALPHGQSAAVAQRLGDDVLVVDMGADFRLKDAADWEAFYGSPHAGTWPYGLPELPGSRAALEGSRRVAVPGCYPTAVSLALFPAYGAGLVEPEAVITAATGTSGAGKSVKPHLLGSEVMGSMSPYGVGGGHRHTPEMIQNLSAVAGERVGVSFTPTLAPMPRGILATCSAKARPDVTAADIRGAYEKAYADEPFVQLLPEGQWPATASVYGSNAVQVQVVLDENARRVIAISAIDNLTKGTAGGAVQSMNIALGLPEETGLPATGVAP
- the argJ gene encoding bifunctional glutamate N-acetyltransferase/amino-acid acetyltransferase ArgJ, whose amino-acid sequence is MSVTAAGGFTAAGITAGIKDSGAPDLALVVNTGPRRAAAGVFTSNRVKAAPVLWSEQVVKGGRISAVVLNSGGANACTGPKGFQDTHATAEKVAAVLNEADPGTHGPGEIAVASTGLIGINLPMDKLLPGVEKAAAELSPHGGEKAAIAIKTTDSVHKTAVAGGEGWTVGGMAKGAGMLAPGLATMLVVLTTDADVDSSALDSALRAATRTTFDRVDSDGCMSTNDTVLLLASGAARVTPGYEEFAEAVRTVCDDLGRQLIGDAEGASKDIRIEVINAASEDDAVEVGRSVARNNLLKCALHGEDPNWGRVLSAIGTTSAAFDPDRLNVAINDIWVCKNGSVGEDRDLVDMRFREVRITADLAAGSESAVIWTNDLTADYVHENSAYSS
- the argB gene encoding acetylglutamate kinase, with amino-acid sequence MTARKHTALPKAQILIEALPWLTRHNGKIVVIKFGGNAMVDEDLKAAFAQDVVFLRQAGLRPVVVHGGGPQISAQLDRHGLVSEFKAGLRVTTPEAMDVVRMVLAGQVQRELVGLLNQHGPLAVGMTGEDAHTISATRHRPRIDGELVDIGRVGEITEIDPGAIEALLADGRIPVISSIARSADDGHVYNVNADTAAAALAAALGAETLMVLTDVEGLYEDWPNNDDVISRLTATELEKLLPELSSGMVPKMEGCLFAVRNGVNTARVLDGRVQHSILLEIFTDEGIGTMVVPDGQEHATAATSGTTETTTGGAS
- a CDS encoding acetylornithine transaminase; protein product: MTDDSNQELTRRWQHVMADNYGTPKLSLVRGAGATVWDADGNAYADFVGGIAVNALGHAHPAVIDAVTRQISSLGHVSNLYIAAPPVALAERLIDLADRPGRVFFCNSGAEANEAAFKIGRLTGRRHMVATDGGFHGRTMGALALTGQPPKQEPFLPLPGDVTHVPYGDVDALRAAVTEETALLIIEPIQGENGVVVPPRGYLEAAREITRATGTLLVLDEVQTGVGRTGHWFEYQAHQSVEPDVVTLAKGLGGGLPLGATLAFGPAADLLRPGQHGTTFGGNPVACAAGLAVLDTLGADGTLDTVKRLGEKLRDGIEALGHPLVSHVRGAGLLLGIVLTEPLAPQAQQAAQDAGFLVNVPAPDVVRLMPPLIIGDDEVETFLRALPGILDTTHGTNGDGRSGE
- a CDS encoding arginine repressor — translated: MTEAQAPPEHNGPSVPQTRTARHRRIVDILNRQPVRSQSQLAKLLADDGLNVTQATLSRDLDELGAVKIRNTGGELIYAVPSEGGYRTPHAPLGESAKEERMRRLSGELLISAEASANLVVLRTPPGAAQFLASAIDQAELRPILGTIAGDDTLLLISRDPAGGQALADHLLRLAQKDG
- a CDS encoding L,D-transpeptidase family protein → MRTLLTLGSVLLAVVATVAAGPVAPAGTSVPLPGRMADTGGGSQLITAEAADTGATTGRLTWWDRRGDRWVAAGSADARFGAGGLVKGTERVQGGSTTPTGLYGLPYAFGIRPAPAGTRFAYRPVTDRSWWCQDNDSRAYNRWVEGLPADCRAAEAEHLSAYGAQYARALVIGFNYDRPVRGRGAGIFLHVNGKGATAGCVSVPAGAMSRILAWADPGLSPHIAVGTASGRTAITNY